In Chloroflexota bacterium, the genomic stretch GGCGTGCGCGTGATCGTGAACGGCGCGTGGGGTTTCGCATCGAGTTCGCGCCTCGAAGGCAAAGAGATGGACCGCATCGTCGCACAAGCGATTGCGATTGCGCGCGCAAGCGCGATGGGCAAATCGCGCGACGTGAACATTGGCGCACCCATCTCGGTGCAAGGATCGTACGTCACGCCGATCAAGATTGATCCGTTCACCGTTTCGATGGCGCAAAAAATTGATCTGCTGCTTAAAGCGGACGCGGAAATGCGCCGCGTGCCCGGCGTCAAGGTCGCGCGCGCCGAGATGGCGTTCGTCCGCGAGAATAAAATTTTCGCGTCCACCGAAGACAGTTTGATTGACCAGGAACTCGTCGAGAGCGGTTGCGGCATCGTCGCGCTGGCGACCGATTTGCAAACCGGCGAAGTGCAAGTGCGTTCGTACCCGAACGCCGGCGGACGCAACCAGGTAACGCGCGGGTACGAGTTCGTCCTCGAACAAAAACTCGCCGAGAACGCGGCGCGCGTCGGCGAGGAAGCGGTCGCGTTGCTCAAAGCCGATGCGTGCCCCAGTTACGACGCGGCGACGATCATTCTCGATTCGTCGCAACTCGCGTTGCAGGTTCACGAATCGTGCGGACATCCGATCGAGTTGGATCGCGTGCTGGGCAGTGAAGCCGCCTACGCCGGCACGTCGTTCCTCACGCCGGAAAAACTGGGACGCTTTCGCTACGGCTCCGAAGTCGTCAATATCACCGCCGACGCGACGATTGTCGGCGGGCTGGGCACGTTCGGCTACGACGACGAAGGCGTGCCCGCGCAAAAGACCGAGATTGTACGAAACGGAATTTTTGTTGGCTATCTCACGAGCCGCGAGACCGCGCAAGAATTGAAACTGGGTCAGTCGAACGGGACGATGCGCGCGGACGGGTGGAGTCGCACGCCCATCGTGCGAATGACGAACGTCAGTCTGATGCCCGGCACGTGGGCGGTCGCGGATCTGATCGCGGACACGGACGACGGGATTTGGATGGAGACGAATCGTTCGTGGAGCATTGACGACAAGCGGCTCAATTTTCAATTCGGCACCGAGCTGGCGTGGGAGATCAAGGGCGGCAAGAAAACGCGAATGCTCAAGAACGCGACGTACACCGGCATCACGCCGGAATTTTGGAACGCGTGCGACGCGGTCGGCAACGAAGCATCCTGGGTTGTGTGGGGTACGCCGAATTGCGGCAAGGGACAACCGCCGCAGATCGCGCACACCGGGCACGGCACGTCGCCCGCGCGGTTTCGCAATGTGCGGGTGGGAGTCGTCAAATAATTTCCCTCATTTCCTTCTTTTCCCGTATTTCCTGTATGAAATGGAACGAAGGGAAATGAAGGAAATGAGGGAACTCGATTGGAGTCACTATGCTAGGCATTGATAAAGTCCGCGAACTTACACAACAAATTCTCGGCATGTCCCACGCCGATCAAACCGAAGTGGTTTTTACCGGCACCGATTCCGCGCTGACGCGTTTTGCGAATTCGCAAATTCACCAAAATGTTGCCGAGACGAACACCGACGTGCGGATTCGCGTCGTGTACGGCAAAAAGATCGGCGTCGCGTCGTCGAACGATCTTGAGCCAGAGGCGCTCAAGCGCACGCTGGATACCGCGCGCGCCATCGCGCAGCTGCAACGCGAGAATCCAGATTTCCAATCACTCCCCGCGCCGCAACCGGCGCAAACCGTCCAGGCATTTGTCGAGCGCACCGCGAACTACTCGCCGGAACAGCGCGCCCAGATCGTGAACGTGTTTTGCAAAAAAGCGAAAGCGAAAAACGTAGTCGCCGCAGGCGCGTTCAGTACGACCGCGTTCGAAATCGCGGCGGCGAATTCGCTCGGCGTGTTCGCGTATCATCCTGGGACGGTCGCCGACCTCAACACGGTGATGATGGCGGATACCGGGTCGGGGTATGCCGCACACACGAGCGCGGACGCGAGCACGATCAACCCGGACGCGCTCGCGGACGAAGCGATTGACAAGGCGTTGAAATCGCGCAACCCGCAAACCATCGAGCCGGGCGAGTACACGGTTTTGCTCGAAGAGCACGCGGTCGAAGACATTCTGAATTTTTCCGCGTTCCTCGCGTTCTCCGCGCTCGCGGTGCAAGAAGAGCGATCGTTTATGAAAGGCAAGCTGGGCGAGCGCGTGATGGGCGAGAACGTAACGCTGTGGGATGACGGCACGGCGTCGGACCTGATCGCGTTGCCCTTCGATTTTGAAGGTGTGCCGCGCCAAAAAGTGATGCTCATCGAGGACGGCATCGCGCGCGGCGTGGTGTACGATACGCTGACCGCGCAACGCGAGGGCAAAACTTCGACCGGGCATTCGCTGCCCGCGCCGAACTCGATGGGACCGATGGCGATGCACTTGCAGATGGCGGCGGGCAACACGCCGAAACGCGAACTCATCAAGAACGTCGCGCGCGGCATCTGGGTCACGCGCTTTTGGTACACGCGTCCAGTGCATCCGCTCAAACTGCTTATCACTGGGATGACGCGCGACGGCACGTTCCTCATCGAGAACGGCGAGGTGACGCGTCCGCTCAAGAACCTGCGCTTCACGACGAGCTATCTCGACGCGTTGAATCATGTACGCGCGATCAGCCGTGAGACGAAACTCGCATACAACGATTGGAGCAACGCGTCGCGGCGAATGCCGGCGTTGTTGATTGATGGATTCCGGTTTACCGGTGTGACGCAGTAACGGAAGAGAATCCAGGTTTCTTGAAGAAACCTGGATTCTGACGGCGCTCGAAAAAAAAGAGACGACCCGCTGGGTCGTCTCTACATTTTTATTGACCGGGGAACGGTTTGGCGTTCGCCGGTGCGGTGATTTTGATCGCGGCGTTATTGAAATCCCACATGTGCCCGTTCATTTTCAGCGCGCCTTTTTCATTCGGGTCTTTGGCGTTGTGCGCTTGGAAATCGAACGTGAACTTGTGGACGTAGCCGTCGCCGCAGAGCCAGATGAACATCTCGCCCTTGTCCACTGCGGAGAAATCTTCCTTGTCTTTCGCCGAACCCATCAAAGCCGTAAAGGCGGAATTCTGCATGGACTTGTAATCGTACAGGTACACATCGCACGATTGCCCGTCCACCGATTCACTGCGAACTTTTTTGATTTCGCCGGCTTTGGCGCTGTTCGTCAAGTTATCAAAGTAATCCGGCTTGGCAAACGCGTCGGCGCTCGCGGTGGTGGACGAGTCTTTTTGGATGTACCACGTTTTTGGATCCATGCCCATGAACGACATACCGCGCATGTACGATTTGCCATCCACTTGCATCACTTCGAGCGCGCCACCACCGGACAGCATGCCCATCAGCGCGCCTTTGATTTCGAACTGGGAATTTTTGCCGTCCACCATGCCCTTCATATCCATAAAGGGCTGCTCTTCGTATTTGCCGTTCGTCGTCGAACCGATGAGAAAACTCGATTCGATGCGGTACTTTTGCGCGGACTTTGCTTTTGCCGCGGCATCCGCGAACGGATTGCCGATGACCGCTTGTCCGCCGCCGGTAGTTGGTTGCGCTTGCGTTGTGGGTTGCGCTTGACGCGTGGGTTGCGTGACGACTGACGGCTTGGCAATCGGCGCGATGCCGGTCGCGGGGGGCAAGCCGATTCCTCGCGTCGGCGCAACGATGGGCGCGCGCGTCGGCGTCGTTTGCGCGATCAACGCGCGGACTGGTTCGGGCAGTACGTCTCCCAACACGTTGATGATCGGTTCTCCCAATGCGGGTAGTTGGGTGATCGCGACGGCGCTGCCAACGCAGCACAAACACACCACGACGAGACAACCCGCGGCGATGCCCATAAATAATCGCGAACGCGATTGGGGTTTGGGCGCGGGCGTGATGCGCTCTGCTGCCGGTAAATCTTCCGGCGGCGGCGCGTTGGGTGGTTGATTGCTTACAGATTGGGCGCTCATAATTTCCTCCTCAGTTGGTTGGTTTCAATATCACGGTGTTGGCACACGCAGTTGGTACGGTTCCGCGCCGACGGGCGCGCCGATCTTGATCGCGCTGTTGCCAATATCTTGCAAGCGCAACGTCAATTGCGCCGAACCCTTTTCAGTCGCGCGACGCGTGTTGTGCGCGTCTACCTGAATGCTCAATTGATGCGCGATGCCGTCATCGCACACCCACAACTTGACTTCGGCTTGGTCGAGCACGCCGAACGGACTCGTCTCCAATCCCGCGCCGAGCAAATTGCCAATCCCGGTCTCGTTGAAATTTTTCGGCGTCGCGCGCCACACCTGGCAATTCTGTCCGTCGAGTTGTTCGCGCGCGGCGGCTTGATAGATCGCCGCGCCGGCTTGTTGCGTGAAATCGTCGAGCACATCGTCCGGCGTGAACGGCGGACGCGCCGCGTCGGCGAGATCGGGCGTGACGATGTACCACTTGGTCGTGGTCGGCAGACCCAGACTGCGCGCGCCTTTGACATAGTATTTGCCTTGCATCGTCGTCAGTTCGATTTGTTCGTTGCCGAGTTGGTACGCATAATGCGTGTCGCTCCCAGCCACTTCGCCTTTGAGATTGAGCGCGAACGGTGTATTGCCGGATTTGACGTTTACCCCCAACGTCACACGATAAATCTGCGCGGCTTGGGTTTTCTTGAGCGCGTTGCCAACCGCGCTCGGTGTCGGCGGCACGATGGACGGCGTGACTGCGCCAGTCGGCAGGCGCACGGGCGTGACGATGACGGTAACGAGTGGTGTGTTCACTGCGACCTGGGGCGACGGTTGCGGCGTCCGCGCAGCGGTGGCTGGCGCGGTTGGCGGCACGGGGGCGATGGTTGGCGCGCTCGTCGGGAACGCGTTGATCGCGATGGTGGGGGAAGGTTCCGGCGGCGGGGTCGCCGGAGCGCTACACGCGACCAACAAAATCGCGAGGCACATGAAAAGAGGCGCAAGTTTTTTCATGAGCGCAGTTTACCGCGAAAAATTGTTTTTGGCAACGCGCGTTCCTCTGATATTTACACAAAGTGTCTTCGCGCGCGAAGCGGGCGGGCAACCTGCTCGCCACGCCAGTCCACGCGATCCAGTTTCGGCGCCAAGCGCGACACGCGCCACACGAAGCGTGAAATTCATGCGATGCCGATTCAGAGATGTAAACACCTGGGTCTACTTATTGACATCACGCAAATCGGGTGTATGATAAGTGTAGTGCCGGATCCTGGCGTCGCATTGCGCCAAGTCACATCGTTTCGATAGGTCCTCTTTCCAGGTCACGGTTGAGCCAAGATGCAAAGGAGCAACTATGGCATCCCAACCACCGAGTTCGATCCCTTCCGAAACCTCGACTTCCTCCACGAGTGAAACATCGGCACAGACGAAAAGATCGTCCCACGATTGGCAGGAACGGCTTCTGCCGACGATGACGGGTATTCTGGTTGGGCTGACTATTTTCTTCTTCGTCACGACGTTTATCCAGTTGGCGTACCTGAACTGGAATATCCTGCAAATCCCCGACATTGAATTGCGCTCACCCGGCAGCGCGTCTCCTATCCAGGAAAGCATGTCCACCGAGGAACAAATGGCGGCGCGTAAATTGGAGTACCTGACGACCCTGGAGGCGTACGTCGTGGTGCGTCGGTATCATCAAGCCGGCGTGTCGCTCATTTCCAATCTGTGGCTACGCTATCTTGGCTTTACCACCGGCATGATCCTGGCTTTGGTCGGCGCGTCTTTCATTCTCGGCAAACTGCAAGAACCGCTTTCGGAAATTGCGGGCAAATGGTCCGCGATGGATTTTTCTCTCAAGAGCGCGTCGCCCGGCATCATCCTCGCCGTGCTGGGTGTCATCTTGATGTTTGCCACGATTGTGGATCGTGACGAAGTCGCCGTTCAGGACGCGCGGATTTATTTGACCAGCCCAGACCTTGTGTCTGCTCCCAACCCCTCTGCCATCCCGATCTTGAAACCATTGACTACCAGCACTCCATCTCTACCGAGCGCCGCGCCTACTTTGGGCAAGTAAACTCGCGTGTTTGTCCTTCCGATTGTGTGAATTGGATTTCGTGTCGCCAACGTCCAGGTCTCGCGCGAGTCGCGACTCTGGAGAGGAGGGAGAGATGAAAAGGATCGCTTTCCGAGTGGAGCACCTCAGGAGTTTCCTCAAAGGTGTTCTCGCCGGAGGGGTGGTGGTCGTTGGATTCGTTCTGCTCTTGCCGCGCGTCACGGTGTATGCCCAGAGTGGTTTATCCGACGATGAATTGTTTAATCGCGCTTACAATTTCTACCCAACGAACTGTGTGGACGCGGCGCTGTACCTGAAAGCGTACATGGAGCGCAATCCTGTTCGAATGGCGCAAAGCAGTGAACATGCCAAAGAAGTCTATGACGCGCTTGCCTACTGCGTTGGACGACTGAACGAGGCGGTTGATGACGCCGAACAGCTCAAACAGTGCCGAGCGCAATCCGCCCAAGCCGGCGTAAAACAATCCGGGCTAACCGTGAATCCTCCAACCTTACGCGCCAGCACAGCTCCTCCGGTAAAAAGTTATCCTCTGGTCTGTCGCGGAGGTGATAACCTGGTATTCACGTATCTTTCGAGTTCACCTTTTTTGCCCAAGCCCCAATTGCAGATCGCGTTTGACAAAGCGACTTATCGAGCAGGATATCAGCGCGAGTACATTGGGAGTTTCCAAGCTGGGCAATGTGCGTGGTTGGACCGTTCGGTCGCGTCTTCCGAACCGGACAAAATTCTGTTTGCCGACCCGGTCGTTCAAACGGATGGCTTTGGAATCATCTGGCGAGATTGGCGCGTGCAGAGTGTCGGGTTTGGACATCTCGCGTCGCTCCAATCCTCCGGCAAGTACGGACAATTCGACGTGTATAATGACCAGCGCGGTCATTTCATCGCGACGGCAATTCAGTACTGCACGCCCGGTCCCGATCAAGCCGCATTCTTCGTGGACTGGGATTATAAAGGTCAGTGCGTCGTCAAAGACATTGGTAGATACGACAACGCCGAGCAGATGGGAATTCCCAACGATACTCTGTCATCGGTCAAGGTCGGCGCGAATGTGCGCGTGGTGATCTGCATGCACGGAGGTCAAACGGATTGCGTGCGAGTTGACGATGACAATCCAAATCTCAGCAAGAGTTACCTGGGACCGTACAGCATGAACGATCAGGTTACGTCGTTCCGGGTTGAAAAGCGTTGAACCAACGGCTTGGGCGATTGACCCAGTCGCGTGGTACGTTCACCGAAATTCTCTGGTCACAATGCGGCAAGGTATTGAGGGAGGCGCCCAGGAATAAAGAAAGGAGACAAGACCATGGCTACCTACATCATAATGGTGCGTTACACGCAACAAGGCGCCCAGAATATCAAGGATAGTCCGGCGCGGCTCGACGCGGCAAAAAAAGCATTCAAAGCAATGGGCGCGGAGTTGAAACAGTGGTACTTGGTGATGGGGCAGTATGACGCGGTCGTCATCGCCGAAGCGCCCGACGACGAGACCACCGCCAAGCTGGCTCTCGCGATTGGTGCGCTAGGCAACGTTCGCACCGAGACGCTGCGCGCGTTCACAGAGGATGAATATCGGAAGATCATTGCGGCTCTGCCATGAGCAGTTGTTCAGCCCATCTTTGCGAAGGTTATCCATCACGTATCCGGGGAATCGCGCAACGACCACAAATTCGAATCCGAGCGAAGAACGCCTTCAAACCTTTGCAAGGATGAATCACCGTTCGATTGGAAAACGCTGGTGCGCCTCCCTCACACGCATCCTTGTTATTGAAGTGTACTTCGCGGACGCACATCACAACCAACGCGGATGGCTCATCTGCCATCCGCGTGGCATTTATTTTTGACCCGCCATTAAGATTGTGCTAGAATCGCCAGCGTGATGGATTTGGGAATTGTGATCGTCAGCTACAACACGCGGGAGCGCTTGCGCGATTGTCTGCAATCGCTTGCCGAAAATCGCGGCGTTGAATTTGAAACCTACGTGGTGGACAATTGCTCCAGGGACGGGAGCGCCGCGATGGTGCGCGCGGAATTCCCGAACATTCATCTCATCGTGAGCGACCAGAACGGCGGGTACTCGTACGCCAACAACCTCGGCTTGCGCGCGATTCTCGCGCGCGACCCCGCGCCGCCGTACATGCTCTTGCTCAATCCCGATACCGTCGTGCCGCCGGACGCGCTCGCGCAGATGAGCGCGTTTATGCACGCGCATCCTCAAGTCGGCATTGCCGGTCCCAAACTCGTGATGGCAAGCGGTCAGCTCGATCTCGCGTGTCGCCGCAGTTTTCCCACGCCGGAACTTTCGATCTATCATGTGCTCGGTCTGACGCGATTATTTCCCAAAGACCCGCGCTTTGGGCGTTACAATCTCACGTATCTCGACGAAAACCAAATGGCGGAAGTGGATTCGGTCGTCGGCGCGTTTATGCTGATGCGAACGGTCGCCTTGCTTCAAGTCGGCTTGCTCGACGAATTGTATTTCATGTACGGCGAAGACCTCGACCTGGCGCTGCGCATCAAACGCCAGGGCTGGCGCGTGGTCTACAATCCGGCGGTGACGGTGTTGCATTACAAACGCGAATCGAGTAAGCAGTCGGCGCGCGCCCAGTATGAATTTTGGCGCGCCGGTTATTTTTTTTATCGCAAACATTATCGCGCGACGACGCCGTTCCTGATCCATTGGCTCATCGTGCTCGGACTCGCGTTCAAAGGCGGGCGCACACTCGTGCGCGAAATGATGCACCCCCTGCCGTCCTCGCCGAATCGCGCGGAGCTACGAGCATGAAACGCCACGCACAAGTCTTTTTTACCGCCACGCTCCTCGCGACCGACGTGACCATGACGTGCCTCGCGTTCTTTCTCGCGTACATGCTGCGCCCGCGCGAAACGACGCCGAACGCGGTCGTGCCGCCGTTCGCGAGTTACGTCGGCATGATGCTCCTCAGCGTCGTCGCGCTCAACCTCGTGTTCTTTTTCTACAAATTGTATCACCTGCAACGCGGCGTCACGCGCCTCGACGAACTCTACGCGGTGTTCTCCGCCGTCTCGATTGGCGTCATCGTTGGCACGGCGCTGACCGCGTTCGTCTATCGTAACGATATTGATTATCCCCGGATGATGATCGTCTATTTTTGGGCGTGCGCGCTCGTGCTGATCGGATTGGGGCGCATCGCGCATCACACAACGCGTTCGATGTTGCACGCGCGCGGGTGGGGCGAATCGCGCGTGTTGCTCGTCGGCGCGGGTGAAGCGGGGCAAATCATCTTTGAGAAAATTCGCGTGTCGCCCCAGTTGGGCTATCGCCTGATCGGCGTCCTGGACGATGAGCGCGTCGGTCAATCGGTGCTCGGCTTGCCGGTCATCGGCAAGGTCGAGGAACTGGGCGCGGTCGTCGAAACGCATCGCGTTGATGAAGTCATTATCGCGTTGCCGGAGTCGAGCCACCAGGATTTGCTCTCCGTGATTTCGCGTTGCGAAGACGGGCGCGTCAGTATCAAAGTGTTTCCCGATGTGTTCCAACTGATGGCATCCGAAGTGAACATCGGCGATCTCAACGGCTTGCCGCTACTCACGATGCGCGATGTCGCGATGCGCGGCTGGCGCTTGACGGTGAAACGCATCGTGGATATTTTGATCAGCGCGATTGTGCTCGTGTTCATTTCGCCGATGATGTTCTTCATCGCGCTGCTCGTCAAATTCGATTCGCGCGGTCCGGCGATGTACTGGCAAGAGCGAATGGGACTCGACGCCAAACCATTCCCGTGCTTGAAATTTCGCTCGATGCGCGTGGGCGCGGAAGACACGACCGGACCGGTGTGGGCGAAACAAGACGACCCGCGGCGCACGCGCGTCGGGGCGTTTCTGCGCCGGTACTCGCTCGACGAATTGCCGCAGTTCATCAACGTGTTCCTGGGTCACATGAGTCTGGTCGGTCCGCGAC encodes the following:
- a CDS encoding TldD/PmbA family protein, giving the protein MKDLTGRALNMAQMRGASYADVRIVKRDVQRIAVKNGKVEGLEQDETQGFGVRVIVNGAWGFASSSRLEGKEMDRIVAQAIAIARASAMGKSRDVNIGAPISVQGSYVTPIKIDPFTVSMAQKIDLLLKADAEMRRVPGVKVARAEMAFVRENKIFASTEDSLIDQELVESGCGIVALATDLQTGEVQVRSYPNAGGRNQVTRGYEFVLEQKLAENAARVGEEAVALLKADACPSYDAATIILDSSQLALQVHESCGHPIELDRVLGSEAAYAGTSFLTPEKLGRFRYGSEVVNITADATIVGGLGTFGYDDEGVPAQKTEIVRNGIFVGYLTSRETAQELKLGQSNGTMRADGWSRTPIVRMTNVSLMPGTWAVADLIADTDDGIWMETNRSWSIDDKRLNFQFGTELAWEIKGGKKTRMLKNATYTGITPEFWNACDAVGNEASWVVWGTPNCGKGQPPQIAHTGHGTSPARFRNVRVGVVK
- a CDS encoding TldD/PmbA family protein, coding for MLGIDKVRELTQQILGMSHADQTEVVFTGTDSALTRFANSQIHQNVAETNTDVRIRVVYGKKIGVASSNDLEPEALKRTLDTARAIAQLQRENPDFQSLPAPQPAQTVQAFVERTANYSPEQRAQIVNVFCKKAKAKNVVAAGAFSTTAFEIAAANSLGVFAYHPGTVADLNTVMMADTGSGYAAHTSADASTINPDALADEAIDKALKSRNPQTIEPGEYTVLLEEHAVEDILNFSAFLAFSALAVQEERSFMKGKLGERVMGENVTLWDDGTASDLIALPFDFEGVPRQKVMLIEDGIARGVVYDTLTAQREGKTSTGHSLPAPNSMGPMAMHLQMAAGNTPKRELIKNVARGIWVTRFWYTRPVHPLKLLITGMTRDGTFLIENGEVTRPLKNLRFTTSYLDALNHVRAISRETKLAYNDWSNASRRMPALLIDGFRFTGVTQ
- a CDS encoding GYD domain-containing protein; translation: MATYIIMVRYTQQGAQNIKDSPARLDAAKKAFKAMGAELKQWYLVMGQYDAVVIAEAPDDETTAKLALAIGALGNVRTETLRAFTEDEYRKIIAALP
- a CDS encoding glycosyltransferase family 2 protein, which gives rise to MMDLGIVIVSYNTRERLRDCLQSLAENRGVEFETYVVDNCSRDGSAAMVRAEFPNIHLIVSDQNGGYSYANNLGLRAILARDPAPPYMLLLNPDTVVPPDALAQMSAFMHAHPQVGIAGPKLVMASGQLDLACRRSFPTPELSIYHVLGLTRLFPKDPRFGRYNLTYLDENQMAEVDSVVGAFMLMRTVALLQVGLLDELYFMYGEDLDLALRIKRQGWRVVYNPAVTVLHYKRESSKQSARAQYEFWRAGYFFYRKHYRATTPFLIHWLIVLGLAFKGGRTLVREMMHPLPSSPNRAELRA
- a CDS encoding undecaprenyl-phosphate glucose phosphotransferase, producing the protein MKRHAQVFFTATLLATDVTMTCLAFFLAYMLRPRETTPNAVVPPFASYVGMMLLSVVALNLVFFFYKLYHLQRGVTRLDELYAVFSAVSIGVIVGTALTAFVYRNDIDYPRMMIVYFWACALVLIGLGRIAHHTTRSMLHARGWGESRVLLVGAGEAGQIIFEKIRVSPQLGYRLIGVLDDERVGQSVLGLPVIGKVEELGAVVETHRVDEVIIALPESSHQDLLSVISRCEDGRVSIKVFPDVFQLMASEVNIGDLNGLPLLTMRDVAMRGWRLTVKRIVDILISAIVLVFISPMMFFIALLVKFDSRGPAMYWQERMGLDAKPFPCLKFRSMRVGAEDTTGPVWAKQDDPRRTRVGAFLRRYSLDELPQFINVFLGHMSLVGPRPERPVFVEQFRQMVPRYMERHREKAGITGWAQVNGLRGDTSIWERTKYDLYYVEHWSLWLDFKIMIVTLLRFLRDPNAI